From a region of the Oncorhynchus tshawytscha isolate Ot180627B linkage group LG14, Otsh_v2.0, whole genome shotgun sequence genome:
- the LOC112266883 gene encoding coiled-coil domain-containing protein 9 isoform X2 — protein sequence MSTVVDLKTKEEKDAELDRRIEALRKKNEALVRRYQEIEEDKKKAEQEGIAVKTHPPRKGRPHDGPPEGDRWRTEKESFTVTVDLSKPAGEKRVINDWKQGPPRGRRDSEEGDGPRVQGESPPLRAGSGRVSRGGQRGGGPRQERREQRPDRPLADPRQAHDRPPREDRGPPREDRGPPREDRGPVMEGPGEGPGRSERAPRGGRRGRGGRGGREREEGGGPQGGDRKSKEWEEKRRQNIEKMNEEMEKIAEYERGQRPAEGDKPIRNFLDDPRRSGPVPDMDRKEGSRRHVRNWGGVDFDNVKTGSELEKEWTSRRPGGPKGSMDMTMSMTGRERAEYLRWKKEREEIDEERLARHRNATGQWRREWDAQKTDGLFKEDPAVAAEAMLTDQGGRRRDEVKAPPKVPTFGDFLGQGRGPREGGRGERGRGRGQRQSYSMHDNRWEAEKEEDGEKEEDGEKEKEDKPKKEEKTRKEEAKPKAPSSQKMEEKSGDAEEDEDEWEDASDEEDDDMDGVDDSEGDDEGDEEGKDGQSPTKAPRSETTAGKPAATSPPPSTPPSAASPKEQRTPRPKVYIPSQQEAQDSPAGPKPLSPFSPLDGHQPVTDWGEEMEMQSPRSSMGENHLKPPSTEGSPAQVKVQEDNCNSSPSPTPSPSKPAEPEKERDTRTVVVTAAPPEETLIQEITPVSSSSSLELVSTPTDLPEKEESTTTPPAQETSATPTEDEEETPAATLAPVLVIDQSLSELATAPEMAPDTSEQSSSG from the exons GAAATAGAAGAGGACAAAAAGAAGGCGGAGCAAGAGGGGATTGCCGTGAAGACGCACCCACCCAGGAAGGGCCGCCCTCACGATGGCCCgccagagggagacagatggaggacagagaaagagagcttcACTGTCACCGTAGACCTCTCCAAACCTGCAGGG GAGAAACGGGTGATCAATGACTGGAAACAAGGGCCACCCCGAGGCAGGCGGGACTCTGAAGAGGGAGACGGCCCCAGAGTCCAAGGTGAAAGCCCTCCGCTGAGGGCCGGGTCCGGGCGGGTCAGCAGGggtggacagagagggggaggaccacggcaggagaggagagagcaacgCCCTGACAGACCCCTAGCAGACCCACGCCAGGCCCATGACAGACCACCCAGAGAGGACAGGGGTCCTCCACGAGAGGACAGGGGTCCTCCACGAGAGGACAGGGGTCCAGTCATGGAGGGGCCAGGAGAGGGGCCCGGCCGCAGTGAACGTGCTCCACGCGGAGgacggagaggaagaggaggccgaGGAGGACGAgaaagagaagaaggaggaggaccaCAGGGTGGTGACAGGAAGTCTAAG GAGTGGGAGGAAAAAAGGAGGCAGAACATTGAGAAGATGAACGAGGAGATGGAGAAGATTGCAGAGTATGAAAGAGGACAAAGG CCTGCCGAGGGAGACAAGCCCATCCGTAACTTCCTGGATGACCCGCGGCGCTCCGGCCCAGTCCCGGACATGGACCGCAAGGAGGGCAGCCGCCGACATGTCCGAAACTGGGGTGGAGTAGATTTTGACAATGTGAAGACGGGATCTGAGCTGGAGAAGGAGTGGACA agTCGGAGACCAGGAGGCCCTAAGGGCTCCATGGATATGACCATGTCTATGACGGGCCGGGAGCGTGCCGAGTACCTCCGCTGGAAGAAAGAGCGTGAGGAGATTGACGAGGAGCGTCTGGCCAGGCACAGGAACGCCACGGGCCAGTGGAGACGGGAATGGGATGCCCAGAAGACTGACGGCtt GTTTAAGGAGGACCCAGCTGTGGCTGCAGAGGCCATGCTGACAGACCagggaggcagaaggagag ACGAGGTGAAGGCGCCTCCCAAGGTGCCCACGTTCGGAGACTTCCTGGGGCAGGGTAGAGGACCCAGGGAGGGGGGCCGTGGAGAGCGGGGGAGGGGacgaggacagagacagagctacag CATGCACGATAACCGCTGGGAGGCGGAGAAGGAGGAGgacggggagaaggaggaggatggggagaaagagaaggaagacaaacccaagaaggaggagaagactcGGAAGGAGGAAGCGAAGCCCAAAGCTCCCTCATCACAAAAG atggaggagaagagtggTGAcgcagaggaggatgaggatgagtgGGAGGATGCCAGCGACGAAGAGGACGATGATATGGACGGGGTTGATGACTCGGAGGGAGACGATGAGGGGGATGAGGAAGGGAAAGACGGACAGTCCCCGACGAAGGCACCTCGCTCAGAAACCACAGCAGGGAAGCCCGCCGccacctcacctcctccctccactcccccctccGCAGCCAGTCCTAAAGAGCAGCGCACCCCGAGGCCCAAGGTCTACATCCCCTCCCAACAGGAGGCTCAGGACTCCCCCGCTGGCCCCAAGCCCCTcagccccttctctcccctgGACGGCCACCAGCCAGTCACAGACtggggggaggagatggagatgcaGTCCCCCCGGAGCAGTATGGGGGAGAACCACCTGAAACCGCCTAGCACTGAGGGAAGCCCTGCCCAGGTTAAGGTCCAAGAAGACAACTGCAACTCCAGCCCCagcccaacccccagtcccagcAAGCCAGCAGAgccagagaaggagagggacacacGGACAG TTGTGGTCACTGCTGCTCCACCGGAGGAGACTCTGATCCAGGAAATAACTcctgtatcatcatcatcatcattagaaCTTGTCTCTACCCCCACTGACCTcccagagaaagaggagagcacCACCACTCCACCAGCCCAGGAGACCTCTGCTACCCCCACAGAGG ATGAGGAGGAGACCCCTGCCGCCACTCTTGCCCCTGTCCTGGTGATTGACCAGAGCCTGTCTGAGCTGGCCACTGCCCCAGAGATGGCCCCAGACACCTCGGAACAGTCATCTTCAG GCTGA
- the LOC112266883 gene encoding coiled-coil domain-containing protein 9 isoform X1 — protein sequence MSTVVDLKTKEEKDAELDRRIEALRKKNEALVRRYQEIEEDKKKAEQEGIAVKTHPPRKGRPHDGPPEGDRWRTEKESFTVTVDLSKPAGEKRVINDWKQGPPRGRRDSEEGDGPRVQGESPPLRAGSGRVSRGGQRGGGPRQERREQRPDRPLADPRQAHDRPPREDRGPPREDRGPPREDRGPVMEGPGEGPGRSERAPRGGRRGRGGRGGREREEGGGPQGGDRKSKEWEEKRRQNIEKMNEEMEKIAEYERGQRPAEGDKPIRNFLDDPRRSGPVPDMDRKEGSRRHVRNWGGVDFDNVKTGSELEKEWTSRRPGGPKGSMDMTMSMTGRERAEYLRWKKEREEIDEERLARHRNATGQWRREWDAQKTDGLFKEDPAVAAEAMLTDQGGRRRARGRGSRTQPHGRASDEVKAPPKVPTFGDFLGQGRGPREGGRGERGRGRGQRQSYSMHDNRWEAEKEEDGEKEEDGEKEKEDKPKKEEKTRKEEAKPKAPSSQKMEEKSGDAEEDEDEWEDASDEEDDDMDGVDDSEGDDEGDEEGKDGQSPTKAPRSETTAGKPAATSPPPSTPPSAASPKEQRTPRPKVYIPSQQEAQDSPAGPKPLSPFSPLDGHQPVTDWGEEMEMQSPRSSMGENHLKPPSTEGSPAQVKVQEDNCNSSPSPTPSPSKPAEPEKERDTRTVVVTAAPPEETLIQEITPVSSSSSLELVSTPTDLPEKEESTTTPPAQETSATPTEDEEETPAATLAPVLVIDQSLSELATAPEMAPDTSEQSSSG from the exons GAAATAGAAGAGGACAAAAAGAAGGCGGAGCAAGAGGGGATTGCCGTGAAGACGCACCCACCCAGGAAGGGCCGCCCTCACGATGGCCCgccagagggagacagatggaggacagagaaagagagcttcACTGTCACCGTAGACCTCTCCAAACCTGCAGGG GAGAAACGGGTGATCAATGACTGGAAACAAGGGCCACCCCGAGGCAGGCGGGACTCTGAAGAGGGAGACGGCCCCAGAGTCCAAGGTGAAAGCCCTCCGCTGAGGGCCGGGTCCGGGCGGGTCAGCAGGggtggacagagagggggaggaccacggcaggagaggagagagcaacgCCCTGACAGACCCCTAGCAGACCCACGCCAGGCCCATGACAGACCACCCAGAGAGGACAGGGGTCCTCCACGAGAGGACAGGGGTCCTCCACGAGAGGACAGGGGTCCAGTCATGGAGGGGCCAGGAGAGGGGCCCGGCCGCAGTGAACGTGCTCCACGCGGAGgacggagaggaagaggaggccgaGGAGGACGAgaaagagaagaaggaggaggaccaCAGGGTGGTGACAGGAAGTCTAAG GAGTGGGAGGAAAAAAGGAGGCAGAACATTGAGAAGATGAACGAGGAGATGGAGAAGATTGCAGAGTATGAAAGAGGACAAAGG CCTGCCGAGGGAGACAAGCCCATCCGTAACTTCCTGGATGACCCGCGGCGCTCCGGCCCAGTCCCGGACATGGACCGCAAGGAGGGCAGCCGCCGACATGTCCGAAACTGGGGTGGAGTAGATTTTGACAATGTGAAGACGGGATCTGAGCTGGAGAAGGAGTGGACA agTCGGAGACCAGGAGGCCCTAAGGGCTCCATGGATATGACCATGTCTATGACGGGCCGGGAGCGTGCCGAGTACCTCCGCTGGAAGAAAGAGCGTGAGGAGATTGACGAGGAGCGTCTGGCCAGGCACAGGAACGCCACGGGCCAGTGGAGACGGGAATGGGATGCCCAGAAGACTGACGGCtt GTTTAAGGAGGACCCAGCTGTGGCTGCAGAGGCCATGCTGACAGACCagggaggcagaaggagag CCAGGGGGCGTGGCTCCCGCACGCAGCCTCACGGCAGGGCCTCAG ACGAGGTGAAGGCGCCTCCCAAGGTGCCCACGTTCGGAGACTTCCTGGGGCAGGGTAGAGGACCCAGGGAGGGGGGCCGTGGAGAGCGGGGGAGGGGacgaggacagagacagagctacag CATGCACGATAACCGCTGGGAGGCGGAGAAGGAGGAGgacggggagaaggaggaggatggggagaaagagaaggaagacaaacccaagaaggaggagaagactcGGAAGGAGGAAGCGAAGCCCAAAGCTCCCTCATCACAAAAG atggaggagaagagtggTGAcgcagaggaggatgaggatgagtgGGAGGATGCCAGCGACGAAGAGGACGATGATATGGACGGGGTTGATGACTCGGAGGGAGACGATGAGGGGGATGAGGAAGGGAAAGACGGACAGTCCCCGACGAAGGCACCTCGCTCAGAAACCACAGCAGGGAAGCCCGCCGccacctcacctcctccctccactcccccctccGCAGCCAGTCCTAAAGAGCAGCGCACCCCGAGGCCCAAGGTCTACATCCCCTCCCAACAGGAGGCTCAGGACTCCCCCGCTGGCCCCAAGCCCCTcagccccttctctcccctgGACGGCCACCAGCCAGTCACAGACtggggggaggagatggagatgcaGTCCCCCCGGAGCAGTATGGGGGAGAACCACCTGAAACCGCCTAGCACTGAGGGAAGCCCTGCCCAGGTTAAGGTCCAAGAAGACAACTGCAACTCCAGCCCCagcccaacccccagtcccagcAAGCCAGCAGAgccagagaaggagagggacacacGGACAG TTGTGGTCACTGCTGCTCCACCGGAGGAGACTCTGATCCAGGAAATAACTcctgtatcatcatcatcatcattagaaCTTGTCTCTACCCCCACTGACCTcccagagaaagaggagagcacCACCACTCCACCAGCCCAGGAGACCTCTGCTACCCCCACAGAGG ATGAGGAGGAGACCCCTGCCGCCACTCTTGCCCCTGTCCTGGTGATTGACCAGAGCCTGTCTGAGCTGGCCACTGCCCCAGAGATGGCCCCAGACACCTCGGAACAGTCATCTTCAG GCTGA